A DNA window from Drosophila pseudoobscura strain MV-25-SWS-2005 chromosome 2, UCI_Dpse_MV25, whole genome shotgun sequence contains the following coding sequences:
- the LOC4800252 gene encoding uncharacterized protein, producing the protein MNVDLRSYSRHWLTEFIEQYQEEECLWQPKHNDYSNHAARNKSYDRLVEKLKEVEPNPDRPMVVRKINSLRSAFRREYRKTTCKSDYETRLWYYDRLLFIADHKPKRHESGTKPKRELHISFDDEDSMEYEDESHHTTSHSQQMDNLGPTSSDEVEEVPATNNVVVSSEGATLSTLSVTPADCVALVKSEQHQHDAAAVQAHQQLVAHAAAQNSIAAAASQGHAVKVLEITSLDSNSQREIQQAVNSLEQHQQQMHLQQANGHGQAVPTIQIGREHYQPLFSNANTTAYTTAPQPPPHDEYDAIGVNVASKLRAVNPTQRIIAEKLISDVLFNAQLDNLTVNSAVTQ; encoded by the exons ATGAACGTTGACTTGCGGTCATACTCGCGACACTGGCTCACGGAGTTCATAGAGCAGtaccaggaggaggagtgccTGTGGCAGCCGAAGCACAACGACTACAGCAACCATGCCGCTCGGAACAAGTCCTACGACAGGCTCGTGGAGAAGCTGAAAGAAGTCGAACCGAATCCCGACCGACCCATGGTCGTAAG AAAAATCAACTCACTTCGCTCGGCATTTCGGAGAGAGTATCGGAAGACGACTTGCAAGAGCGACTATGAGACACGGTTGTGGTACTACGACAGGCTGCTCTTCATCGCCGACCACAAGCCAAAGCGGCATGAGTCGGGCACCAAACCGAAGCGGGAATTGCACATTAGCTTCGACGATGAGGATTCCATGGAGTATGAGGACGAGTCACATCACACAACCTCACATTCACAGCAGATGGATAATTTAGGGCCCACATCCTCCGACGAAGTGGAAGAGGTGCCTGCCACCAACAATGTGGTGGTCAGTAGTGAAGGCGCCACCCTAAGTACACTATCCGTGACGCCAGCGGATTGTGTGGCTCTCGTGAAGAGCGAACAGCATCAACATGATGCGGCTGCCGTCCAGGCACACCAGCAATTAGTAGCACATGCGGCGGCCCAAAATTCCATAGCTGCTGCGGCATCCCAAGGGCATGCTGTCAAAGTGCTGGAGATCACATCACTAGATTCAAACAGCCAGCGGGAGATACAACAG GCCGTCAACTCCCTGgaacaacaccagcagcaaatGCATCTCCAGCAGGCCAATGGTCACGGCCAGGCTGTGCCGACCATACAGATCGGACGCGAACACTATCAGCCTCTGTTTAGCAATGCAAACACCACAGCGTACACAACCGCACCGCAACCCCCGCCGCATGACGAATACGATGCTATCGGTGTGAATGTGGCCAGCAAACTGCGAGCCGTCAATCCCACCCAGCGCATCATTGCGGAGAAGCTCATAAGCGACGTGCTCTTTAATGCCCAGCTGGACAACCTCACTGTCAACTCGGCCGTAACGCAGTAG
- the LOC4800263 gene encoding uncharacterized protein, giving the protein MPKQPSFVSRNLVTIVMVPSLIGIHLGWGYMQNNRKLVTESEQIDLPPVTFARFVWNKIAGGRDQTTAETQQTSSAK; this is encoded by the exons ATGCCCAAGCAACCGTCGTTTGTGTCGCGCAACCTGGTTACCATTGTGATGGTGCCTAGCCTGATTGGCATTCATCTCGGCTGGGGCTATATGCAGAATAACCGCAAACTGGTCACAGAGTCGGAGCAAATCGACCTCCCGCCGGTCACG TTTGCCAGATTCGTTTGGAACAAGATTGCAGGTGGCAGAGACCAGACTACGGCGGAGACGCAGCAGACCAGCAGCGCGAAATGA